The Pygocentrus nattereri isolate fPygNat1 chromosome 17, fPygNat1.pri, whole genome shotgun sequence genome window below encodes:
- the arhgap32a gene encoding rho GTPase-activating protein 32 isoform X2, protein MLTAYLSRLSAIADNKINCGPALTWMEIDNKGNHLLVHDESSINVPAVAAAHVIKRYTAQAADELSFEVGDIVSVIDMPPKEDTGWWRGKHGFQVGFFPCECVELISEKVPPHVTSSLPKPVSKKHGKLITFLRTFMKSRPTKQKLKQRGILRERVFGCDLGEHLLNSGHDVPQVIKSCAEFIEKHGVVDGIYRLSGIASNIQKLRHEFDSEHIPDLTKDAYIQDIHSVGSLCKLYFRELPNPLLTYQLYDKFSDAVSAATDDERLVKIHDVIQQLPPPHYRTLEFLMRHLSRMATFSYVTNMHCKNLAIVWAPNLLRSKQIESACFSGTSAFMEVRIQSVVVEFILNHVDVLFSPRLSTLIRESTGHSTLSRPKSLLVCSPSTKLLSLEEAQARTQAQLVSPVSPDSKYIEVGEGPAALQGKFHTIIEFPMERKKAKVKKSPVASWRSFFNMGKSSTTAKRKLHRHPSEPNEIKTMALPGGRGDTGTLRSAKSEESLSSHNFDGGSGVYRPRRPRSTSDALSSSFNEELLNSKIHRDFQSGQKDSRKDPAVSTSCVPALISPPHSADAVLGMASLDFDPMSFQCSAPPAVQSTVSDGRKRDSRRKNGGSSSESEPLNKVTSPIFASDVIPKAMEDANHRQSASGKFVPAIKAKVELESSESVPEGLIQNSEEALETKGLSLPPTQGISPLIKSSESARSEEGQHKLSSLCQATSETLDETHSEQAQPVKQAESGAVTFDCTPGLVRSVSLITPQPAVKSAARILALALAESAQQATQLRKRGSSEPPTPLSPVHLQDPLSMLQWAPPSSLQPQTSSANREDRCVNCKPFAGPSSTISTGSRTEAGSLQSTCACHGSESGLSYSDGGDVSSASHGTNVLPKNLSVVKGLDTQQAPESHTAMRENVRHVGVGTEGSGLGQSSDMDSYKSLKPSVSQTESSLHCATEDQSATTTLLSKQVANASNFRAILAEASMPASVHEVLPHAPVSPQNYQYSPKEENILRSSGHMFPLHWSSPVGQNTSYIQPDYVQHQAKIPSKDHYNTLAPRSLHQSIKYKGQQRDEYSPSRFYRHGGPRYPPMDGASVYPTIRRVRSMHAPPEDKFFFYQHPTCQNNLYQIPVPSDIHHVRPYFEDGKVQYRYSPYSEARYNNVDQYRVDSHGYSHSYTLRRLPPHPGRVMSSIENYHNPRLNPPFSREASFIKQEVGTRGKNTALYETLDSGMSDQHFSQSNRQGNIGKRHLPEPAVHQPHLQKGTRRCQETVHMRSKSDSGKDLLISTEGADGKYRVTMVSHYSPEHPLSEPDISLPVRLERQGSRPGAKAALMLKQSRSMMNYPQHVLEAQPLPRNLTLHKEYSCPDFKHTDSSESSSARFHNQDKPMYKTLRSYPKEDYQYVWVKGHDLQRSERSQSVKSRQPPGRAKMTLDRDHRLSYPIQNRARTRSMFVPSRSDYIDGYVSVQAKVPKPSRMGTGIFPNYGCMPPHSNRLYSTAVGQGGFLHSELRPETEIYAE, encoded by the exons ATGCTTACTGCCTACCTTTCTCGCCTCTCAGCCATTGCTGACAACAAGATAAACTGTGGGCCCGCATTGACATGGATGGAG attgaTAATAAAGGAAACCACCTGCTGGTCCATGATGAATCCTCCATTAATGTTCCAGCGGTTGCTGCTGCTCATGTCATAAAGCGCTACACAGCCCAGGCTGCTGACGAGCTCTCCTTTGAG GTTGGAGACATAGTTTCAGTCATCGATATGCCTCCCAAAGAGGACACTGGCTGGTGGAGGGGTAAACATGGCTTTCAG GTGGGATTTTTCCCTTGTGAATGTGTGGAACTAATCAGTGAAAAAGTCCCTCCACATGTGACCAGTTCACTGCCCAAACCAG TGTCTAAGAAGCATGGGAAGCTGATCACATTCCTGCGGACTTTCATGAAGTCACGACCCACCAAGCAGAAGCTGAAGCAGCGAGGGAtcttgagggagagagtgtttGGCTGCGACCTGGGAGAACACCTCCTCAATTCAGGCCATGATG TTCCTCAAGTCATCAAGAGCTGCGCTGAGTTCATTGAAAAGCATGGGGTTGTTGATGGAATTTACCGCTTGTCTGGGATTGCCTCCAATATTCAGAAACTGCg GCATGAGTTTGACTCCGAGCACATTCCAGACCTCACTAAGGATGCATATATCCAGGACATCCACTCTGTAGGCTCCCTGTGCAAGCTCTATTTCCGTGAGCTTCCCAACCCCCTTCTCACCTACCAGCTCTATGACAAATTCTCA GATGCCGTATCAGCAGCCACAGATGATGAGAGACTGGTCAAAATTCATGATGTTATCCAGCAGTTGCCTCCTCCGCACTACAG aaCTCTTGAGTTCCTTATGAGGCACTTGTCCCGCATGGCGACCTTTAGCTATGTTACCAACATGCATTGCAAAAACTTGGCAATTGTCTGGGCTCCCAATCTTCTCAG GTCCAAGCAAATTGAGTCGGCCTGCTTCAGTGGCACGTCTGCGTTCATGGAGGTTCGCATACAGTCAGTCGTGGTAGAATTCATCCTGAATCATGTTGATGTGCTCTTCAGCCCCAGACTGAGCACTCTGATCCGTGAGAGCACAG GCCACAGCACTTTGTCCCGGCCAAAATCGCTGCTGGTGTGCTCGCCATCCACTAAGCTGCTCTCTCTGGAGGAGGCGCAGGCTCGGACTCAGGCTCAGCTCGTCTCTCCTGTGTCCCCCGACAGCAAGTACATTGAAGTAGGCGAGGGTCCAGCCGCCCTACAGGGAAAGTTCCACACCATCATAGAGTTCCCTATGGAGAG AAAGAAGGCCAAGGTGAAGAAATCTCCTGTGGCAAGCTGGCGTTCATTTTTCAATATGGGAAAATCGTCCACCACAGCTAAGCGCAAACTGCACCGCCATCCCAGTGAGCCCAACGAGATAAAGACCATGGCCCTCCCAG GTGGTAGAGGAGACACTGGAACATTGCGATCAGCAAAAAGTGAAGAATCTCTCTCTTCACATAACTTTGATG gcGGATCAGGTGTCTATCGACCACGCAGACCTCGGTCCACTAGTGATGCCCTGTCCAGCTCCTTCAATGAAGAGCTATTGAACAGCAAAATCCACAGAGACTTCCAGTCTGGCCAAAAAGACAGCAGAAAGGACCCAGCCGTATCCACCTCTTGTGTGCCTGCTCTCATATCACCCCCTCACTCTGCTGACGCTGTTCTTGGCATGGCCTCTCTAGACTTTGACCCCATGTCCTTTCAGTGCAGTGCACCTCCAGCTGTACAGTCCACTGTATCTGATGGAAGAAAGAGGGACAGCAGAAGGAAGAATGGAGGTAGCTCCAGTGAGTCAGAACCTTTGAACAAAGTCACCAGTCCTATATTTGCATCTGACGTCATCCCAAAGGCCATGGAGGATGCAAATCACAGACAGTCAGCTTCAGGGAAATTTGTACCAGCGATTAAAGCTAAAGTAGAACTTGAGTCTTCTGAGAGCGTTCCAGAGGGCCTGATCCAGAACTCAGAGGAAGCTTTGGAGACGAAAGGTCTGTCTTTGCCCCCCACTCAGGGGATCTCACCTCTGATCAAGTCCAGTGAGTCAGCAAGAAGTGAAGAGGGTCAACATAAGCTCTCATCCTTATGTCAGGCAACGAGTGAAACCCTAGATGAAACTCACAGTGAACAAGCTCAGCCAGTGAAGCAAGCAGAATCAG GTGCAGTGACATTTGACTGCACTCCAGGTCTGGTGAGGTCTGTGTCTCTCATAACCCCCCAACCTGCAGTGAAGAGTGCTGCCCGTATATTGGCCCTAGCCTTGGCTGAGTCTGCCCAGCAGGCCACCCAACTGAGGAAGCGAGGGAGTTCTGAACCAcctactcctctctctccagtTCATCTCCAGGATCCACTCTCTATGTTACAGTGGGCCCCACCATCTTCTCTACAACCTCAGACATCTTCTGCTAATAGAGAAGATCGCTGTGTCAACTGCAAACCCTTTGCAGGTCCTTCAAGCACTATTTCCACTGGGAGCCGCACAGAGGCAGGGAGCCTGCAGAGCACCTGCGCCTGTCATGGCAGTGAGAGTGGACTTAGCTACTCTGATGGAGGTGATGTATCTTCTGCAAGTCATGGGACCAATGTGCTCCCCAAGAACTTATCTGTTGTTAAAGGTCTAGACACACAGCAAGCCCCCGAGAGCCATACGGCCATGAGAGAGAACGTCCGGCATGTTGGAGTTGGTACAGAAGGTAGTGGCCTGGGCCAAAGCTCTGACATGGACTCCTACAAGAGTCTGAAGCCCTCTGTCTCTCAGACAGAGAGCTCTTTGCACTGCGCAACTGAGGATCAGTCAGCTACAACTACTCTTCTTAGCAAGCAGGTTGCCAACGCGTCCAACTTCCGTGCCATATTAGCTGAAGCTTCCATGCCAGCTTCCGTGCATGAGGTTCTTCCGCATGCTCCAGTGTCACCTCAGAATTACCAGTACAGCCCCAAAGAGGAGAATATTCTGAGGTCTTCAGGACACATGTTCCCCCTGCACTGGTCAAGTCCAGTGGGGCAGAACACTTCATATATTCAGCCTGATTATGTGCAGCACCAGGCTAAGATTCCTTCCAAGGACCACTACAACACCCTGGCACCGAGGTCACTCCACCAGTCCATTAAATACAAAGGTCAACAGAGGGATGAGTACTCCCCAAGTCGTTTCTACAGACATGGTGGACCAAGATACCCACCAATGGATGGTGCCTCTGTGTACCCCACCATTCGTAGGGTGCGTTCCATGCATGCCCCACCTGAGGACAAATTTTTCTTCTACCAGCATCCCACCTGCCAGAACAATCTTTACCAAATACCGGTTCCCTCAGATATTCACCATGTGCGGCCTTACTTTGAGGACGGCAAAGTTCAGTATAGGTACAGCCCCTATTCAGAGGCTCGATATAACAATGTGGATCAATACAGAGTAGACAGTCACGGATACAGCCACTCCTACACCCTCCGCAGGCTGCCCCCTCATCCTGGCAGGGTGATGAGTAGTATTGAAAACTATCACAATCCACGCCTCAACCCGCCCTTCAGCAGAGAAGCTAGTTTCATAAAACAAGAGGTTGGCACTAGAGGGAAAAACACTGCTCTGTACGAAACTTTGGATTCTGGTATGTCTGACCAACATTTCAGTCAGTCCAATAGACAAGGAAATATTGGGAAAAGGCACCTGCCAGAACCTGCTGTGCACCAGCCCCATCTTCAGAAAGGAACACGGAGGTGTCAAGAAACAGTGCACATGAGAAGCAAATCCGATTCAGGTAAAGATCTGCTGATTTCTACCGAAGGTGCTGACGGGAAATACAGGGTTACCATGGTGTCCCATTACTCCCCTGAGCATCCACTTTCTGAGCCTGACATATCCCTCCCCGTCCGTTTGGAGAGGCAGGGGAGTAGGCCTGGTGCCAAAGCAGCACTAATGCTAAAGCAGAGCCGCTCCATGATGAACTACCCACAGCACGTTCTGGAGGCCCAGCCACTGCCACGGAACCTGACTCTGCATAAGGAATACAGCTGCCCAGATTTTAAACACACCGATTCTTCTGAGAGTAGCAGTGCACGATTTCACAACCAGGACAAGCCCATGTATAAGACCCTCAGAAGTTATCCTAAAGAGGACTACCAGTATGTTTGGGTTAAGGGCCATGATCTGCAGAGGTCGGAGAGATCGCAGAGTGTGAAAAGTCGCCAGCCACCTGGCCGTGCCAAAATGACTCTGGACCGAGATCACAGACTGTCGTATCCCATCCAGAACAGGGCGAGGACTCGTAGCATGTTTGTGCCGTCTCGTTCTGATTACATCGATGGCTACGTGTCTGTGCAGGCAAAAGTACCCAAGCCCAGTCGAATGGGGACTGGCATTTTTCCTAACTATGGCTGCATGCCCCCTCATAGTAACAGATTATACTCCACAGCTGTGGGCCAAGGAGGCTTTCTCCACTCTGAGCTTAGGCCTGAGACAGAGATATATGCTGAATGA
- the arhgap32a gene encoding rho GTPase-activating protein 32 isoform X1: MEAGSETAAAPHSTAPTPLGDASSHDLLQGVCLPSPHVLEEERRPQTAERAGWEDAIALMARSADVVPELPAESSLRSCTSTASMKVKNVKKLSLTKGHFPRLAECAHFHYENVDFGSVQLSLAKDQNDLTRSSPDSKELVYLVQICCQGRKWIVRRTYEDFRVLDKHLHLCIYDRRFSRLTELPRFDSLTDNSEPLSQMLTAYLSRLSAIADNKINCGPALTWMEIDNKGNHLLVHDESSINVPAVAAAHVIKRYTAQAADELSFEVGDIVSVIDMPPKEDTGWWRGKHGFQVGFFPCECVELISEKVPPHVTSSLPKPVSKKHGKLITFLRTFMKSRPTKQKLKQRGILRERVFGCDLGEHLLNSGHDVPQVIKSCAEFIEKHGVVDGIYRLSGIASNIQKLRHEFDSEHIPDLTKDAYIQDIHSVGSLCKLYFRELPNPLLTYQLYDKFSDAVSAATDDERLVKIHDVIQQLPPPHYRTLEFLMRHLSRMATFSYVTNMHCKNLAIVWAPNLLRSKQIESACFSGTSAFMEVRIQSVVVEFILNHVDVLFSPRLSTLIRESTGHSTLSRPKSLLVCSPSTKLLSLEEAQARTQAQLVSPVSPDSKYIEVGEGPAALQGKFHTIIEFPMERKKAKVKKSPVASWRSFFNMGKSSTTAKRKLHRHPSEPNEIKTMALPGGRGDTGTLRSAKSEESLSSHNFDGGSGVYRPRRPRSTSDALSSSFNEELLNSKIHRDFQSGQKDSRKDPAVSTSCVPALISPPHSADAVLGMASLDFDPMSFQCSAPPAVQSTVSDGRKRDSRRKNGGSSSESEPLNKVTSPIFASDVIPKAMEDANHRQSASGKFVPAIKAKVELESSESVPEGLIQNSEEALETKGLSLPPTQGISPLIKSSESARSEEGQHKLSSLCQATSETLDETHSEQAQPVKQAESGAVTFDCTPGLVRSVSLITPQPAVKSAARILALALAESAQQATQLRKRGSSEPPTPLSPVHLQDPLSMLQWAPPSSLQPQTSSANREDRCVNCKPFAGPSSTISTGSRTEAGSLQSTCACHGSESGLSYSDGGDVSSASHGTNVLPKNLSVVKGLDTQQAPESHTAMRENVRHVGVGTEGSGLGQSSDMDSYKSLKPSVSQTESSLHCATEDQSATTTLLSKQVANASNFRAILAEASMPASVHEVLPHAPVSPQNYQYSPKEENILRSSGHMFPLHWSSPVGQNTSYIQPDYVQHQAKIPSKDHYNTLAPRSLHQSIKYKGQQRDEYSPSRFYRHGGPRYPPMDGASVYPTIRRVRSMHAPPEDKFFFYQHPTCQNNLYQIPVPSDIHHVRPYFEDGKVQYRYSPYSEARYNNVDQYRVDSHGYSHSYTLRRLPPHPGRVMSSIENYHNPRLNPPFSREASFIKQEVGTRGKNTALYETLDSGMSDQHFSQSNRQGNIGKRHLPEPAVHQPHLQKGTRRCQETVHMRSKSDSGKDLLISTEGADGKYRVTMVSHYSPEHPLSEPDISLPVRLERQGSRPGAKAALMLKQSRSMMNYPQHVLEAQPLPRNLTLHKEYSCPDFKHTDSSESSSARFHNQDKPMYKTLRSYPKEDYQYVWVKGHDLQRSERSQSVKSRQPPGRAKMTLDRDHRLSYPIQNRARTRSMFVPSRSDYIDGYVSVQAKVPKPSRMGTGIFPNYGCMPPHSNRLYSTAVGQGGFLHSELRPETEIYAE; encoded by the exons ACAGACAGCGGAGAGAGCAGGCTGGGAGGACGCCATCGCTCTTATG GCGAGGAGTGCAGATGTGGTCCCCGAGCTGCCTGCTGAATCATCTCTCCGCTCATGCACCAGCACCGCCAGCATGAAGGTCAAGAACGTGAAAAA GCTGTCTCTCACTAAAGGCCATTTTCCTCGCCTGGCAGAGTGTGCCCACTTCCACTATGAGAACGTGGACTTTGGCTCAGTTCAA CTCTCTCTGGCCAAGGATCAGAATGATCTGACGCGCAGCAGCCCAGACTCAAAGGAGCTTGTGTATCTCGTCCAGATCTGCTGCCAG GGCCGGAAATGGATTGTAAGAAGGACGTATGAAGACTTTCGTGTCCTTGACAAGCACCTCCATCTCTGTATTTATGACAGAAGGTTCTCTCGGCTCACGGAGCTGCCCCGATTTGACAGCCTGACGGACAATTCAGAG CCTCTTTCCCAGATGCTTACTGCCTACCTTTCTCGCCTCTCAGCCATTGCTGACAACAAGATAAACTGTGGGCCCGCATTGACATGGATGGAG attgaTAATAAAGGAAACCACCTGCTGGTCCATGATGAATCCTCCATTAATGTTCCAGCGGTTGCTGCTGCTCATGTCATAAAGCGCTACACAGCCCAGGCTGCTGACGAGCTCTCCTTTGAG GTTGGAGACATAGTTTCAGTCATCGATATGCCTCCCAAAGAGGACACTGGCTGGTGGAGGGGTAAACATGGCTTTCAG GTGGGATTTTTCCCTTGTGAATGTGTGGAACTAATCAGTGAAAAAGTCCCTCCACATGTGACCAGTTCACTGCCCAAACCAG TGTCTAAGAAGCATGGGAAGCTGATCACATTCCTGCGGACTTTCATGAAGTCACGACCCACCAAGCAGAAGCTGAAGCAGCGAGGGAtcttgagggagagagtgtttGGCTGCGACCTGGGAGAACACCTCCTCAATTCAGGCCATGATG TTCCTCAAGTCATCAAGAGCTGCGCTGAGTTCATTGAAAAGCATGGGGTTGTTGATGGAATTTACCGCTTGTCTGGGATTGCCTCCAATATTCAGAAACTGCg GCATGAGTTTGACTCCGAGCACATTCCAGACCTCACTAAGGATGCATATATCCAGGACATCCACTCTGTAGGCTCCCTGTGCAAGCTCTATTTCCGTGAGCTTCCCAACCCCCTTCTCACCTACCAGCTCTATGACAAATTCTCA GATGCCGTATCAGCAGCCACAGATGATGAGAGACTGGTCAAAATTCATGATGTTATCCAGCAGTTGCCTCCTCCGCACTACAG aaCTCTTGAGTTCCTTATGAGGCACTTGTCCCGCATGGCGACCTTTAGCTATGTTACCAACATGCATTGCAAAAACTTGGCAATTGTCTGGGCTCCCAATCTTCTCAG GTCCAAGCAAATTGAGTCGGCCTGCTTCAGTGGCACGTCTGCGTTCATGGAGGTTCGCATACAGTCAGTCGTGGTAGAATTCATCCTGAATCATGTTGATGTGCTCTTCAGCCCCAGACTGAGCACTCTGATCCGTGAGAGCACAG GCCACAGCACTTTGTCCCGGCCAAAATCGCTGCTGGTGTGCTCGCCATCCACTAAGCTGCTCTCTCTGGAGGAGGCGCAGGCTCGGACTCAGGCTCAGCTCGTCTCTCCTGTGTCCCCCGACAGCAAGTACATTGAAGTAGGCGAGGGTCCAGCCGCCCTACAGGGAAAGTTCCACACCATCATAGAGTTCCCTATGGAGAG AAAGAAGGCCAAGGTGAAGAAATCTCCTGTGGCAAGCTGGCGTTCATTTTTCAATATGGGAAAATCGTCCACCACAGCTAAGCGCAAACTGCACCGCCATCCCAGTGAGCCCAACGAGATAAAGACCATGGCCCTCCCAG GTGGTAGAGGAGACACTGGAACATTGCGATCAGCAAAAAGTGAAGAATCTCTCTCTTCACATAACTTTGATG gcGGATCAGGTGTCTATCGACCACGCAGACCTCGGTCCACTAGTGATGCCCTGTCCAGCTCCTTCAATGAAGAGCTATTGAACAGCAAAATCCACAGAGACTTCCAGTCTGGCCAAAAAGACAGCAGAAAGGACCCAGCCGTATCCACCTCTTGTGTGCCTGCTCTCATATCACCCCCTCACTCTGCTGACGCTGTTCTTGGCATGGCCTCTCTAGACTTTGACCCCATGTCCTTTCAGTGCAGTGCACCTCCAGCTGTACAGTCCACTGTATCTGATGGAAGAAAGAGGGACAGCAGAAGGAAGAATGGAGGTAGCTCCAGTGAGTCAGAACCTTTGAACAAAGTCACCAGTCCTATATTTGCATCTGACGTCATCCCAAAGGCCATGGAGGATGCAAATCACAGACAGTCAGCTTCAGGGAAATTTGTACCAGCGATTAAAGCTAAAGTAGAACTTGAGTCTTCTGAGAGCGTTCCAGAGGGCCTGATCCAGAACTCAGAGGAAGCTTTGGAGACGAAAGGTCTGTCTTTGCCCCCCACTCAGGGGATCTCACCTCTGATCAAGTCCAGTGAGTCAGCAAGAAGTGAAGAGGGTCAACATAAGCTCTCATCCTTATGTCAGGCAACGAGTGAAACCCTAGATGAAACTCACAGTGAACAAGCTCAGCCAGTGAAGCAAGCAGAATCAG GTGCAGTGACATTTGACTGCACTCCAGGTCTGGTGAGGTCTGTGTCTCTCATAACCCCCCAACCTGCAGTGAAGAGTGCTGCCCGTATATTGGCCCTAGCCTTGGCTGAGTCTGCCCAGCAGGCCACCCAACTGAGGAAGCGAGGGAGTTCTGAACCAcctactcctctctctccagtTCATCTCCAGGATCCACTCTCTATGTTACAGTGGGCCCCACCATCTTCTCTACAACCTCAGACATCTTCTGCTAATAGAGAAGATCGCTGTGTCAACTGCAAACCCTTTGCAGGTCCTTCAAGCACTATTTCCACTGGGAGCCGCACAGAGGCAGGGAGCCTGCAGAGCACCTGCGCCTGTCATGGCAGTGAGAGTGGACTTAGCTACTCTGATGGAGGTGATGTATCTTCTGCAAGTCATGGGACCAATGTGCTCCCCAAGAACTTATCTGTTGTTAAAGGTCTAGACACACAGCAAGCCCCCGAGAGCCATACGGCCATGAGAGAGAACGTCCGGCATGTTGGAGTTGGTACAGAAGGTAGTGGCCTGGGCCAAAGCTCTGACATGGACTCCTACAAGAGTCTGAAGCCCTCTGTCTCTCAGACAGAGAGCTCTTTGCACTGCGCAACTGAGGATCAGTCAGCTACAACTACTCTTCTTAGCAAGCAGGTTGCCAACGCGTCCAACTTCCGTGCCATATTAGCTGAAGCTTCCATGCCAGCTTCCGTGCATGAGGTTCTTCCGCATGCTCCAGTGTCACCTCAGAATTACCAGTACAGCCCCAAAGAGGAGAATATTCTGAGGTCTTCAGGACACATGTTCCCCCTGCACTGGTCAAGTCCAGTGGGGCAGAACACTTCATATATTCAGCCTGATTATGTGCAGCACCAGGCTAAGATTCCTTCCAAGGACCACTACAACACCCTGGCACCGAGGTCACTCCACCAGTCCATTAAATACAAAGGTCAACAGAGGGATGAGTACTCCCCAAGTCGTTTCTACAGACATGGTGGACCAAGATACCCACCAATGGATGGTGCCTCTGTGTACCCCACCATTCGTAGGGTGCGTTCCATGCATGCCCCACCTGAGGACAAATTTTTCTTCTACCAGCATCCCACCTGCCAGAACAATCTTTACCAAATACCGGTTCCCTCAGATATTCACCATGTGCGGCCTTACTTTGAGGACGGCAAAGTTCAGTATAGGTACAGCCCCTATTCAGAGGCTCGATATAACAATGTGGATCAATACAGAGTAGACAGTCACGGATACAGCCACTCCTACACCCTCCGCAGGCTGCCCCCTCATCCTGGCAGGGTGATGAGTAGTATTGAAAACTATCACAATCCACGCCTCAACCCGCCCTTCAGCAGAGAAGCTAGTTTCATAAAACAAGAGGTTGGCACTAGAGGGAAAAACACTGCTCTGTACGAAACTTTGGATTCTGGTATGTCTGACCAACATTTCAGTCAGTCCAATAGACAAGGAAATATTGGGAAAAGGCACCTGCCAGAACCTGCTGTGCACCAGCCCCATCTTCAGAAAGGAACACGGAGGTGTCAAGAAACAGTGCACATGAGAAGCAAATCCGATTCAGGTAAAGATCTGCTGATTTCTACCGAAGGTGCTGACGGGAAATACAGGGTTACCATGGTGTCCCATTACTCCCCTGAGCATCCACTTTCTGAGCCTGACATATCCCTCCCCGTCCGTTTGGAGAGGCAGGGGAGTAGGCCTGGTGCCAAAGCAGCACTAATGCTAAAGCAGAGCCGCTCCATGATGAACTACCCACAGCACGTTCTGGAGGCCCAGCCACTGCCACGGAACCTGACTCTGCATAAGGAATACAGCTGCCCAGATTTTAAACACACCGATTCTTCTGAGAGTAGCAGTGCACGATTTCACAACCAGGACAAGCCCATGTATAAGACCCTCAGAAGTTATCCTAAAGAGGACTACCAGTATGTTTGGGTTAAGGGCCATGATCTGCAGAGGTCGGAGAGATCGCAGAGTGTGAAAAGTCGCCAGCCACCTGGCCGTGCCAAAATGACTCTGGACCGAGATCACAGACTGTCGTATCCCATCCAGAACAGGGCGAGGACTCGTAGCATGTTTGTGCCGTCTCGTTCTGATTACATCGATGGCTACGTGTCTGTGCAGGCAAAAGTACCCAAGCCCAGTCGAATGGGGACTGGCATTTTTCCTAACTATGGCTGCATGCCCCCTCATAGTAACAGATTATACTCCACAGCTGTGGGCCAAGGAGGCTTTCTCCACTCTGAGCTTAGGCCTGAGACAGAGATATATGCTGAATGA